One genomic segment of Pseudomonas fortuita includes these proteins:
- a CDS encoding helix-turn-helix domain-containing protein gives MGIQVISRDGQPEYAVVPWEQYQALLKAAGQAPAEAVATEDAGSAAVAPMPAFSEVGQIRQAKGIAPEQLARNVGVSPAYLAMIESGERQPDAAIRRALAWHLGVAGWSEPS, from the coding sequence ATGGGTATTCAGGTCATCAGCCGGGACGGTCAACCCGAGTACGCCGTCGTTCCCTGGGAGCAGTACCAGGCACTGCTCAAGGCAGCAGGGCAGGCGCCTGCCGAGGCGGTTGCCACTGAAGATGCCGGCTCCGCTGCCGTGGCGCCCATGCCGGCGTTCAGTGAAGTAGGGCAGATCCGCCAGGCCAAGGGCATAGCCCCTGAGCAACTGGCGCGCAATGTCGGGGTGAGCCCGGCGTATCTGGCCATGATCGAGTCGGGCGAACGTCAGCCGGATGCTGCCATCCGACGCGCCTTGGCTTGGCACCTGGGGGTGGCTGGCTGGAGCGAGCCATCATGA
- a CDS encoding EAL domain-containing protein, which translates to MTVAEQLSALSAILAQRSIHSLFQPIMCLSEQRVFGHEALSRGPSNSPLHAPLNLFSIARQAGRLTELEAACRESACRRFSEQQLQGKLFLNISPESLLEPHYPSGLTLKLLEQVGLPPSRVVIELTEHTPTDDFQLLSNALHHYRDMGFSIALDDLGAGYSSLRLWSELRPEYVKIDRHFIDGIHRDPLKREFVGSILQIARASKAQVIAEGIELAEELAVLTEMGVDLVQGYLLGRPQELGVRESWPLPALGSVPLAEQPTVRLNATLGQLLELFERHRHLEALEVVDADGKGCGLIHRHGLPALALSPASQLPQVQHRL; encoded by the coding sequence ATGACCGTCGCCGAACAGCTCAGTGCCTTGAGTGCCATCCTGGCTCAACGCAGCATCCACAGTCTGTTTCAGCCGATCATGTGCCTGAGCGAGCAACGGGTTTTCGGCCATGAAGCGCTGAGCCGCGGGCCGTCCAACAGCCCGCTGCATGCCCCCCTGAACCTGTTCAGCATCGCCCGCCAGGCCGGCCGCCTCACCGAGCTGGAAGCCGCTTGCCGGGAAAGTGCCTGCCGGCGCTTTAGCGAACAGCAGTTGCAGGGCAAGCTGTTTCTCAACATCTCGCCTGAATCGCTGCTGGAGCCGCACTACCCGTCCGGCCTCACCCTGAAGCTGCTGGAGCAGGTCGGCCTGCCGCCCAGCCGGGTGGTAATCGAGCTGACCGAGCACACCCCGACCGACGACTTCCAGCTGCTGTCAAATGCGCTGCACCACTACCGTGACATGGGCTTTTCAATAGCCCTCGACGATCTGGGCGCGGGCTATTCAAGCTTGCGCCTGTGGTCGGAGTTGCGCCCTGAATACGTGAAGATCGACCGCCACTTCATCGACGGTATTCACCGCGACCCGCTCAAGCGCGAGTTCGTTGGCTCGATCTTGCAGATTGCCCGGGCATCGAAGGCACAGGTGATTGCCGAAGGCATCGAGCTGGCAGAGGAGCTGGCAGTGCTGACCGAGATGGGGGTAGACCTGGTGCAGGGCTACCTGCTGGGGCGCCCGCAAGAGCTGGGCGTACGGGAAAGCTGGCCGTTACCGGCGCTGGGCAGCGTGCCGTTGGCCGAGCAACCGACAGTGCGGCTCAACGCCACGCTTGGGCAGTTGCTGGAGTTGTTTGAGCGGCATCGGCACCTGGAGGCATTGGAGGTGGTGGATGCTGACGGCAAAGGTTGTGGATTGATCCACCGGCATGGTTTGCCTGCCCTGGCCCTATCGCCGGCAAGCCAGCTCCCACAGGTACAGCACAGGCTCTGA
- a CDS encoding FKBP-type peptidyl-prolyl cis-trans isomerase: protein MKQHRLAAAVALVGLVLAGCDQQASSPELKTPAQKASYGIGLNMGKSLAQEGMEDLDSKSVALGIEDAVGKKEQRIKDEELVEAFTALQKRAEERLAKASEEAASAGKKFLEENAKKPGVVTTASGLQYEVVKKADGPQPKPTDVVTVHYEGKLIDGKVFDSSVERGSPIDLPVSGVIPGWVEGLQLMHVGEKYKLFIPAELAYGAQSPSPLIPANSVLVFDLELIAIKDPAQLQGAEPEAEAPAEAPAK from the coding sequence ATGAAACAGCATCGTTTGGCGGCTGCGGTTGCCCTGGTAGGCCTGGTACTGGCTGGCTGTGATCAACAGGCCAGCAGCCCCGAGCTGAAGACTCCGGCGCAGAAAGCCTCCTACGGTATCGGCCTGAACATGGGCAAGAGCCTGGCTCAGGAAGGCATGGAAGACCTTGATTCGAAATCGGTCGCTCTGGGCATCGAAGACGCGGTTGGCAAGAAAGAGCAACGCATCAAGGATGAAGAGCTGGTAGAGGCGTTCACCGCCTTGCAGAAACGTGCCGAAGAGCGTCTGGCCAAGGCCAGCGAAGAAGCCGCCTCGGCCGGCAAGAAGTTCCTCGAAGAAAACGCCAAGAAGCCTGGCGTGGTCACCACTGCCTCGGGCCTGCAGTACGAAGTGGTCAAGAAGGCCGATGGCCCGCAGCCCAAGCCGACCGACGTGGTCACTGTTCACTACGAAGGCAAGCTGATCGATGGCAAGGTGTTTGACAGCTCTGTGGAGCGTGGCAGCCCGATCGATCTGCCGGTCAGCGGTGTGATCCCGGGTTGGGTTGAAGGCCTGCAGTTGATGCACGTCGGCGAGAAGTACAAACTGTTCATCCCGGCTGAACTGGCTTACGGCGCACAAAGCCCAAGCCCGCTGATCCCGGCAAACTCGGTACTGGTGTTCGACCTGGAACTGATCGCCATCAAGGACCCGGCCCAACTGCAAGGCGCTGAGCCGGAAGCCGAGGCTCCAGCTGAAGCACCTGCCAAGTAA
- a CDS encoding ABC transporter ATP-binding protein encodes MSFVSVQNLQKSYAGSPVFENIDCHIERGEFVTLLGPSGCGKSTLLRCIAGLTPVDSGQILLDGHDIVPLSPQKRGIGMVFQSYALFPNMTVEQNVAFGLRMQKVKADESQARVREVLALVELGNFAGRYPHQLSGGQCQRVALARSLVTRPRLLLLDEPLSALDARIRKHLREQIRAIQRELGLTTIFVTHDQEEALTLSDRIFLMNQGRIVQSGDAETLYTAPVDLFAAGFIGNYNLLDAESASRLLQRPVTSRLAIRPESITLGVNGELDAEVRSHSLLGNVIRYRVNVREVELVVDVLNRSPADLHGDGKRVSLSIDPTALREVA; translated from the coding sequence ATGAGCTTCGTCAGCGTACAGAACCTGCAGAAAAGCTACGCCGGCAGCCCGGTGTTCGAGAACATCGACTGCCACATCGAGCGCGGCGAGTTCGTGACCCTGCTGGGCCCGTCCGGCTGCGGCAAGTCCACCCTGTTGCGCTGCATCGCCGGGCTGACGCCGGTGGACAGCGGGCAGATCCTTCTCGACGGCCACGACATCGTGCCGCTGAGCCCGCAGAAGCGTGGCATTGGCATGGTGTTCCAGAGTTACGCGCTGTTCCCCAACATGACCGTGGAACAGAACGTGGCGTTTGGCTTGCGCATGCAGAAGGTCAAGGCCGACGAAAGCCAGGCCCGTGTCCGTGAGGTGCTGGCGCTGGTGGAGCTGGGCAACTTTGCCGGGCGCTACCCGCACCAGTTGTCTGGCGGCCAGTGCCAGCGCGTGGCCCTGGCCCGCTCACTGGTTACCCGCCCGCGCCTGCTGCTGCTCGACGAGCCGCTGTCGGCACTGGATGCGCGTATTCGCAAACACCTGCGCGAGCAGATTCGTGCCATCCAGCGCGAGCTGGGGCTAACCACTATCTTCGTCACCCACGACCAGGAAGAAGCGCTGACCCTGTCCGACCGCATCTTTCTGATGAATCAGGGGCGTATCGTCCAGAGCGGCGATGCCGAAACCCTCTACACAGCGCCTGTGGACCTGTTTGCCGCCGGCTTTATCGGCAACTACAACCTGCTCGACGCCGAAAGCGCCAGCCGCCTGTTGCAGCGCCCGGTCACCAGCCGCCTGGCGATCCGCCCAGAGTCGATCACCTTGGGCGTCAACGGCGAACTGGATGCCGAAGTCCGCAGCCACAGCCTGCTGGGCAATGTGATCCGCTACCGGGTAAACGTGCGCGAGGTGGAGTTGGTGGTCGACGTGCTCAACCGCTCGCCGGCCGACCTGCACGGGGACGGGAAACGGGTAAGCTTGTCCATCGACCCCACGGCGCTGCGGGAAGTGGCTTAA
- a CDS encoding YkvA family protein, whose amino-acid sequence MSAPWNFARFLPLAERLLSRGRLPALLFAVARKGPRLGQLREDVKLLQSLCLAWWRGEYRAISPKALVTIVAGLLYFVSPIDAIPDWLLGVGFLDDIAVLGWVLKTVADELARFRAWRDSQAPERLRVVERLPATPQALGLERNTQ is encoded by the coding sequence ATGAGCGCACCTTGGAATTTTGCCCGTTTCCTGCCCTTGGCCGAGCGCCTGCTAAGCCGTGGCCGGCTGCCGGCCCTGCTGTTTGCAGTGGCCCGCAAAGGCCCGCGCCTCGGCCAGCTGCGTGAGGACGTGAAGCTGCTGCAGTCGCTGTGCCTGGCGTGGTGGCGCGGCGAGTATCGCGCCATAAGCCCCAAAGCGCTGGTCACCATTGTGGCCGGCTTGTTGTACTTCGTCAGCCCCATCGATGCCATCCCCGACTGGTTGCTGGGCGTGGGTTTTCTGGATGACATCGCCGTGCTGGGCTGGGTGTTGAAGACTGTGGCCGATGAACTGGCGCGCTTCAGGGCCTGGCGCGACAGCCAGGCACCCGAGCGGTTGCGCGTGGTCGAGCGCCTGCCAGCGACCCCGCAAGCGCTGGGCCTGGAGCGCAATACGCAGTGA
- a CDS encoding NAD(P)H-quinone oxidoreductase yields the protein MKALQGVDGHVEWVEAERPACDAGQVRIRVAAAGLNRADLLQMKGLYPPPPGASPYMGLECAGVVEEVGAGADWRVGDRVCALLASGAMAEEVVVDARHVLPVPEGLSLHEAAALPEVYATAWLNIFQLGGVKAGEKVLVHAGASGVGSAAIQLCKAFGSPVWVSVGSPDRLAYCEALGAAGGVVRNENLDALEGFGPFDVILDPVGASYGELNLKLLARDGRWVIIGLMGGRKFELDLAQVLGKRLEITGSTLRNRDDGFKAELLRELQQQVWPLFAEGRLSPQLVDTYPVEFAQAAYAELETNQVSGKLVMVIDPSLV from the coding sequence GTGAAGGCATTGCAAGGCGTTGACGGACATGTGGAGTGGGTCGAGGCCGAACGCCCGGCCTGTGACGCGGGCCAAGTGCGCATTCGCGTGGCTGCTGCGGGCCTGAACCGCGCCGATCTGCTGCAGATGAAAGGTTTGTACCCGCCACCGCCAGGCGCCAGCCCATACATGGGCCTTGAATGCGCCGGGGTGGTCGAGGAAGTGGGCGCCGGCGCCGACTGGCGCGTGGGCGACCGGGTGTGCGCACTGCTGGCCAGTGGCGCCATGGCCGAGGAAGTGGTGGTCGATGCCCGTCATGTACTGCCGGTGCCCGAAGGGCTCAGCCTGCATGAAGCGGCAGCCTTGCCGGAGGTGTATGCCACTGCCTGGCTGAACATCTTCCAGCTGGGGGGTGTGAAGGCCGGTGAGAAGGTGCTGGTGCATGCTGGCGCCAGTGGCGTTGGCTCGGCTGCCATCCAGCTGTGCAAGGCATTCGGCAGCCCGGTGTGGGTCAGCGTCGGCTCGCCGGATCGCCTGGCCTATTGCGAAGCGCTGGGCGCTGCGGGGGGTGTGGTACGTAACGAGAACCTGGATGCACTGGAAGGTTTCGGGCCGTTCGACGTGATTCTCGACCCGGTGGGCGCCAGCTACGGCGAACTCAACCTCAAGCTGCTGGCCCGTGACGGGCGCTGGGTGATCATCGGCCTGATGGGCGGGCGCAAGTTTGAGCTGGACTTGGCCCAGGTGCTGGGCAAGCGCCTGGAAATTACCGGCTCAACGCTGCGCAACCGCGATGACGGCTTCAAGGCCGAGTTGCTGCGTGAGCTGCAACAGCAAGTGTGGCCGCTGTTCGCCGAAGGGCGTTTGTCACCCCAGCTGGTCGATACCTACCCGGTGGAGTTTGCCCAGGCGGCGTATGCCGAGCTTGAGACCAACCAGGTGTCGGGCAAGCTGGTAATGGTGATCGACCCAAGCCTGGTGTAA
- a CDS encoding alkaline phosphatase family protein, translating into MQHNVILVLLDGLNYQVAHHAMGHLHAYVEADRAALYRVECELPSLSRPLYECILTGVPPIDSGIVHNNVNRLSNQRSVFHYAREANLGTAAAAYHWMSELYNRSPFDPQRDRHTHAPKLPIQHGLFYWDDRYPDSHLLADGEYLRRRHAPNFLLVHPMSIDDVGHRHGLDSSQYRNAARSVDILLADYLPGWLEEGYQVMVTADHGMNNDRSHNGLLTEEREVPLFVFGDAFSLDPAAKPLQTELCGTLCELLGAAHDKTVCRELLK; encoded by the coding sequence ATGCAACACAACGTCATCCTGGTCCTGCTAGACGGCCTGAACTATCAGGTCGCCCACCACGCCATGGGCCACCTGCATGCCTATGTAGAGGCCGACCGCGCCGCGCTGTACCGCGTGGAATGCGAGCTGCCGTCGCTGTCACGGCCGTTGTACGAATGCATCCTCACCGGCGTGCCGCCCATCGACAGCGGCATCGTGCACAATAACGTCAACCGCCTGTCCAACCAGCGCAGCGTGTTCCACTACGCCCGCGAAGCCAACCTGGGCACCGCAGCGGCGGCCTATCACTGGATGAGTGAGCTGTACAACCGCTCGCCTTTCGACCCCCAGCGCGACCGCCATACCCACGCGCCGAAGCTGCCGATCCAGCATGGGCTGTTCTACTGGGACGACCGTTACCCCGATTCGCATCTGCTGGCGGATGGCGAATACCTGCGCCGTCGCCATGCCCCCAACTTCCTGCTGGTGCACCCGATGAGCATCGACGATGTCGGCCACCGCCACGGCCTGGACAGCAGCCAGTACCGCAACGCAGCGCGCAGCGTCGATATCTTGCTGGCCGACTACCTGCCAGGCTGGCTCGAAGAGGGCTATCAGGTAATGGTCACCGCCGACCACGGCATGAACAACGACCGCTCGCACAACGGCCTGCTGACCGAGGAGCGCGAAGTGCCGCTGTTCGTCTTTGGTGACGCCTTCAGCCTGGACCCGGCGGCCAAGCCGCTGCAGACCGAGCTGTGCGGCACCCTATGCGAGCTGCTGGGCGCTGCCCACGACAAGACCGTGTGCCGGGAGCTGCTGAAGTGA
- a CDS encoding HAD family hydrolase yields the protein MALAIFDLDETLIHGDCASLWSEQMARLGWVDGKAFLRRDHELMEAYGKGHLRMEEYMAFSLEPIAGRTLEEVEHLVEPWVEDVIEPIIFGDACRCIAEHRQRGDRILIISASGTHLVGPIAARLGVDEYLAIELEAVNGVYTGKTHGVLTYREGKITRLLEWLDQEQENLEGASFYSDSRNDLPLLLKVDHPHVVNPDAVLREHAQTNGWPILSWS from the coding sequence ATGGCACTGGCAATTTTCGATCTGGACGAAACCTTGATCCACGGTGACTGCGCGTCGCTGTGGAGCGAGCAGATGGCCCGGCTGGGCTGGGTAGACGGCAAAGCGTTCCTGCGCCGCGACCATGAACTGATGGAGGCCTATGGCAAGGGCCACCTGCGGATGGAGGAGTACATGGCCTTCAGCCTGGAGCCGATTGCCGGGCGTACCCTGGAAGAAGTCGAGCACCTGGTGGAGCCGTGGGTAGAAGACGTGATAGAGCCGATCATCTTTGGCGACGCCTGCCGCTGCATTGCCGAGCACCGCCAGCGTGGGGACCGCATTCTGATCATTTCCGCTTCGGGGACGCACCTCGTCGGGCCGATTGCGGCACGGCTGGGGGTGGATGAATACCTGGCGATTGAGCTAGAGGCGGTGAACGGGGTGTATACGGGCAAGACTCACGGGGTACTGACCTACCGCGAAGGCAAGATCACCCGGCTGCTGGAATGGCTGGATCAGGAGCAGGAGAATCTGGAGGGGGCGAGCTTCTATTCCGATTCACGCAATGACCTGCCGCTGCTGCTGAAGGTGGATCACCCGCATGTGGTGAACCCGGATGCGGTGTTGCGCGAGCATGCCCAGACCAATGGCTGGCCGATCCTTAGCTGGTCCTGA
- a CDS encoding carboxy terminal-processing peptidase has protein sequence MKHFLPSTALAVMIGLGSLALGGNAAAANKWDGLQPDRDEIVASLNVVELLKRHHYSKPPLDDARSVIIYDSYIKLLDPARSYFTAADIAEFDKWKTQFDDFLKSGNLDPGFTIYKRYLDRVKQRLDFALAELNKGVDKIDFTAKETLLIDRKDAPWMKDQAELDDLWRKRVKDEVLRQKIAGKEPKQIQETLIKRYKNQLARLDQTRAEDIFQAYINTFAQSYDPHTNYLSPDNAENFDINMSLSLEGIGAVLQSDNDQVKIVRLVPAGPAAKTKQVAPADKIIGVAQGNKEMVDVVGWRLDEVVKLIRGPKGSVVRLEVIPASNAPSDQTSKIVSITREAVKLEEQAAKKSVLKLKQDGRDYKLGIIEIPAFYLDFKAYRAGDPEYKSTTRDVKKLLTELQKEKVDGVVIDLRNNGGGSLQEATELTSLFIEKGPTVLVRNSDGRVDVLEDENPGAFYKGPLALLVNRLSASASEIFAGAMQDYHRALIIGGQTFGKGTVQTIQPLNHGELKLTLAKFYRVSGQSTQHQGVLPDIDYPSIIDTKEIGESALPEAMPWDTIRPVVKPAADPFKPYLAMLKAQHEARSDKDAEFTYIRDRLALTQKLMTEKTVSLNEQDRRARHDEIEAKQLALENIRRKAKGEEPLKELKKEDEDALPVEDENTKPEDDAYLSETGRILIDYLSASTKVAKK, from the coding sequence ATGAAGCATTTCCTCCCAAGCACCGCCCTCGCTGTAATGATCGGCCTGGGCAGCCTCGCGCTCGGCGGCAATGCAGCGGCCGCCAACAAGTGGGACGGCCTGCAGCCGGACCGCGACGAGATCGTCGCCAGCCTCAACGTGGTGGAATTGCTCAAGCGCCACCACTACAGCAAGCCGCCGCTGGACGATGCCCGCTCGGTCATCATCTACGACAGCTACATCAAGCTGCTGGACCCGGCGCGCAGCTACTTCACCGCTGCCGACATTGCCGAATTCGACAAGTGGAAAACGCAATTCGACGATTTCCTCAAGAGCGGTAACCTGGACCCGGGCTTCACCATCTACAAACGCTACCTGGACCGTGTCAAGCAGCGCCTGGACTTCGCCCTGGCCGAGCTGAACAAAGGCGTGGACAAGATCGACTTCACCGCCAAGGAAACCTTGCTGATCGACCGCAAGGACGCACCGTGGATGAAGGACCAGGCCGAGCTCGACGACCTGTGGCGCAAACGCGTCAAGGACGAGGTGCTGCGCCAGAAGATCGCCGGCAAGGAACCCAAGCAGATCCAGGAAACCCTGATCAAGCGCTACAAGAATCAGCTGGCGCGCCTGGACCAGACCCGTGCCGAGGATATCTTCCAGGCCTATATCAACACCTTCGCCCAGTCCTATGACCCGCACACCAACTACCTGTCGCCAGACAACGCGGAAAACTTCGACATCAACATGAGCCTGTCGCTCGAAGGCATCGGCGCGGTGCTGCAAAGCGACAACGACCAGGTCAAGATCGTACGCCTGGTGCCGGCAGGCCCGGCAGCCAAGACCAAGCAGGTAGCACCGGCCGACAAGATCATCGGCGTGGCCCAGGGCAACAAGGAGATGGTCGACGTTGTCGGCTGGCGCCTGGACGAGGTGGTCAAGCTGATCCGTGGCCCGAAAGGCTCGGTGGTACGCCTGGAAGTCATCCCCGCCAGCAATGCGCCGAGCGACCAGACCAGCAAGATCGTGTCGATCACCCGTGAAGCGGTAAAACTCGAAGAGCAGGCGGCGAAAAAGTCGGTGCTCAAGCTCAAGCAGGACGGGCGTGACTACAAACTGGGTATCATCGAGATCCCGGCCTTCTACCTCGACTTCAAGGCTTATCGCGCCGGTGACCCGGAATACAAGAGCACCACGCGTGACGTGAAGAAACTGCTCACCGAGCTGCAGAAAGAGAAAGTCGACGGCGTGGTCATCGACCTGCGCAACAACGGCGGCGGCTCCCTGCAGGAAGCCACCGAGCTGACCAGCCTGTTCATCGAGAAAGGCCCGACCGTGCTGGTGCGTAACAGCGACGGCCGCGTAGACGTGCTCGAAGACGAAAACCCGGGTGCCTTCTACAAAGGCCCACTGGCGTTGCTGGTCAACCGCCTGTCGGCCTCGGCGTCAGAGATCTTCGCGGGCGCCATGCAGGACTACCACCGCGCGCTGATCATCGGTGGCCAGACCTTCGGCAAAGGCACCGTGCAGACCATCCAGCCGCTCAACCATGGCGAGCTGAAGCTGACCCTGGCCAAGTTCTACCGGGTTTCCGGGCAGAGCACCCAGCATCAGGGCGTACTGCCGGACATCGACTACCCGTCGATCATCGATACCAAGGAAATCGGCGAGAGCGCTCTGCCCGAAGCCATGCCGTGGGACACCATCCGCCCGGTAGTCAAGCCGGCGGCGGACCCGTTCAAGCCTTACCTGGCCATGCTCAAGGCGCAACATGAAGCGCGCAGCGACAAGGATGCCGAGTTCACCTACATTCGCGACCGCCTTGCCCTGACGCAGAAGCTGATGACCGAAAAAACCGTCAGCCTGAACGAGCAGGACCGCCGTGCACGCCACGACGAAATCGAAGCCAAACAGCTGGCGCTGGAGAACATCCGCCGCAAGGCCAAGGGTGAAGAGCCGCTCAAAGAGCTGAAAAAAGAGGACGAGGACGCGCTGCCGGTCGAGGACGAAAACACCAAGCCGGAAGACGACGCCTACCTTTCGGAAACCGGTCGTATCCTGATCGACTACCTCAGCGCCAGCACCAAGGTGGCCAAGAAGTAA
- a CDS encoding ABC transporter permease, translating to MRADARSGGWYHRVVVYLLFLILLLPLAGTLLYSLATSWSASLLPSGLTLKWYVALWSEPRFLAAFGQSLLVCLGALLLSVVLILPLLFVVHYHFPRLDALMNMLILLPFAVPPVVSSVGLLQLYGSGPMAMVGTPWILIGCYFTIALPFMYRAITNNLQAINLRDLMDAAQLLGASTWQAALLVVLPNLRKGLMVALLLSFSFLFGEFVFANLLVGTRYETLQVYLNNMRNSSGHFNSALVISYFAFVLVLTWVANRLNKDKT from the coding sequence ATGCGCGCTGACGCCCGTTCCGGCGGCTGGTACCACCGCGTTGTGGTCTACCTGCTGTTCTTGATCCTGCTGCTGCCACTGGCCGGCACCCTGCTCTATTCGCTGGCCACCAGCTGGTCGGCCAGCCTGCTGCCCAGCGGCCTGACCCTGAAATGGTACGTGGCACTGTGGAGTGAGCCGCGCTTCCTCGCCGCCTTCGGCCAGTCGCTGCTGGTGTGCCTGGGCGCGCTGCTGCTGTCGGTGGTGCTGATCCTGCCGCTGCTGTTCGTGGTGCACTACCACTTCCCGCGGCTCGATGCGTTGATGAACATGCTCATCCTGCTACCGTTCGCGGTACCGCCGGTGGTGTCCTCGGTGGGGCTGCTGCAACTGTATGGCAGCGGGCCGATGGCCATGGTGGGCACGCCGTGGATCCTGATCGGCTGCTATTTCACCATTGCCCTGCCGTTCATGTACCGGGCCATTACCAACAACCTGCAGGCAATCAACCTGCGCGACCTGATGGACGCCGCCCAGCTACTCGGCGCCAGCACCTGGCAGGCAGCGCTGCTGGTGGTGCTGCCCAACCTGCGCAAGGGCCTGATGGTGGCGCTACTGCTGTCGTTCTCGTTCCTGTTCGGCGAGTTTGTGTTCGCCAACCTGCTGGTCGGCACCCGCTACGAGACCCTGCAGGTGTACCTGAACAACATGCGCAACAGCAGCGGCCACTTCAACAGCGCACTGGTGATCTCGTACTTCGCCTTCGTGCTGGTACTGACCTGGGTCGCCAACCGCCTGAACAAGGACAAGACCTGA
- a CDS encoding ABC transporter permease: MTTPKRSGARGRYLALLCLLPFAVFFVIFQIAPLAWVAINSVQSEAGWGVENFSKVFSSKFYLQAIQRSLEISFWSSLFGIVIATLGAYSLRQVDSKLRDFVSAFANMTSNFAGVPLAFAFIILLGFNGALTLLLKQVGLLEDFSIYSKSGLILVYTYFQIPLGVLLLYPAFDALREDWRESAALLGANHWQYWRHIGLPVLTPALLGTFVILLANALGAYATVYALTTGNFNVLPIRIAGLVAGDISLDPNLASALAMVLVGLMTLVTVVHQWLLKRSYHAR, from the coding sequence GTGACCACACCCAAGCGCAGCGGCGCCCGTGGCCGCTACCTGGCCCTGCTTTGCTTGCTGCCGTTTGCCGTGTTCTTCGTCATCTTCCAGATTGCCCCGTTGGCCTGGGTGGCGATCAACAGCGTGCAATCGGAAGCCGGCTGGGGCGTCGAAAACTTCAGCAAGGTGTTCAGCTCCAAGTTCTACCTGCAGGCCATACAACGCAGCCTGGAGATCAGCTTCTGGTCGAGCCTGTTCGGCATCGTCATCGCCACCCTTGGCGCCTATTCGTTGCGCCAGGTGGACTCGAAGCTGCGCGACTTCGTCAGCGCCTTCGCCAACATGACCAGCAACTTTGCCGGCGTGCCGCTGGCGTTCGCCTTCATCATCCTGCTCGGGTTCAACGGCGCGCTGACACTGCTGCTGAAGCAGGTCGGCCTGCTGGAAGACTTCAGTATCTATTCCAAAAGCGGGCTGATCCTGGTGTACACCTACTTCCAGATCCCGCTGGGTGTGTTGCTGCTCTACCCCGCCTTCGACGCCCTGCGTGAAGACTGGCGCGAGTCGGCCGCCCTGCTTGGCGCCAACCACTGGCAATACTGGCGGCACATCGGCCTGCCGGTGCTCACCCCGGCACTGCTGGGCACCTTCGTCATCCTGCTGGCCAACGCCCTCGGTGCATACGCCACCGTGTACGCGTTGACCACCGGCAACTTCAACGTACTGCCGATCCGTATCGCTGGCCTGGTAGCCGGGGACATCAGCCTCGACCCGAACCTGGCCAGCGCCCTGGCCATGGTGCTGGTGGGGCTGATGACGCTGGTCACGGTGGTGCATCAATGGCTGCTGAAGAGGAGCTACCATGCGCGCTGA